The following is a genomic window from Solanum lycopersicum chromosome 6, SLM_r2.1.
acacttatgaaccaaaaattaataaaataaataaatagatttttaactttattattttaattcacaACTATATTATCAATGCATAAATGCGAGGCTACAATTTGGCTTGTTTAAGATTGTAGCGATACCTTTAAtactatgtttggatcattgttattcattgtatttgtattgtattgttacttTACatacaatatttgttttgattgttacttaaaatgtattgtactgcattgttaaatttcgttgttaGGTAACAAtgaaaattcttattttatggaacaaccaatttgatgtattttcattattacttaatttctataattatatctttacataatatttcgaTTTTACCCTTTAGCTTAATTATTTAAACCTAGTCAAACATTCTAACATAGAATAATGAAGgaaatttaagtaaatttataagtTACAATACAGTACTatacaatcaaaccaaacaattaaaatgttattaaacaacaataaacaatacaatctagccaaacattgtatctattatacaatatagtaaaatagagtataATACAGTgcaatacattatgaaataatgGATAACAATGATTCAAACAAAATGTAAAACATGTTAAaggaatattaaaaaataattcaaacctAATTAATAATCGTTTAAATTAactttttagtatttaaaaacattcttttttttaatttatttttactaattatatttggtcaataaattttatatatatatatatatatatatattatatataaattagtgtCTGATCGaccttaaaataatatttcaaagtgtaattttctcaaaaagtattttataggtttttttaggaaaatattgaGAGCTCTCACATTTTTTCACCATTGAGGAAAACCATTGCATGTTGGTGTAACGTaccacaaataaaataaattataattaaaaataaaatgaagaaagtgaatAAATCAATCATTTAGATTGAGACACGAATATCtcattttcttaaagaagacaAGTCTACTGTAATATAGTTTACACTGATCCAGCAATATTACTCTTGGCTTGTTCCTTTAAAACACAACCCAATAATATCGTAcaattcaaaaatatctttttccaCTTTTCATATTTCTTGGGAGTATATCTCCCCTCCCGAATACAAAGTAACCACATTATTTACAGCCTATAGGCAAGGTATTCTTCCTtgtaatgaatataaaaataattaatagtaaatTGAGTCAATAAATAGCCTAAATATTACATAAGTTACAAAGTATAATAAAGTAGAATAATAAGTAAAATTAGTGATAGACCATATTCTTGTCAATTTATACCCACTAACATATacacttaaaattttaattttaatatcaaaatgcTTAAATACCAACACTTTCAATTACAAATAGTAAGCTTAGTTTTTTCATATACAAAtcaatgatatttttcttttgttttcttccttttttaaaattcatactaAATATGTTTGTTGTCATAGCTTTTCAcgaaatattttcatcataaatAAGAATATAAGCTTATAGGTTTATTATAAAACATACATTTTTTTGAAAGTAAAATATTTCTTCGTAATTCTATATCAAATGCATGTAAAATTTTGCTAAAAATAACttgtcaaaaaatatttaaaaatttatgaacaaACACTAGCTAGCTGAGTCATGTCCTCGTCTAATTAAGATACAATATAAATTGAGacggaaaaaataaaaaaaattaaattaattgttgttttttttttttttaaaaaaaaaaaagctgtAAAGGAGGGAGTACTGTAGTTGAAAGCTCTTTTTATTCATTGTGGCTTGTGCGCTGTCTGCGTGAGTGAGTGGTCTCTGTCGGGTAGCTGTATAATAAATTGTACTCTCCATTTCACTTTCCTCTTTTTCCTTCAAACCCTCCCAAACCCAAAATGGTCTAAATTCTCCGGCGTAATTTGCCGCCGACATCTCTTCTTCGCCTATCGCCGCCTACGCCGATCGTGTAAGTTCACTTGAAATTCTGTTTAATTTGCTTCGTTACCATCACTCAGTACATTCAGATCAAGCGTTTAATCGTCTACAATTAACTAGTAcagtttttactttttatgaagtttgttcTGTTGAATGTTCGCTGGAGCTGagtttttttggattttagtagttgatctttttattttgtcaGTGTATTTTGTCGATCGTCAGTATAACTACTGGCGATTACTTGAGCTTCAGTGAAATTATACTTGGTCTATTGACGAGTATGTTGCTGCCGGCTctctatttgttttattttattttaaaaaataaatcattggAGAATCGATGTTAgtattttgtgtttttatatAGTAACCTGACATTTTGACAATGCATTCTATGGagtattatttttctatatctGTTAATCCTGAATTTCGAGTAACCTGTTGTTTCTATGTGTAATATGACACATTTATGTTTACTTAGTAGTTGCTAGCCTACTTTAGGAGTTTTACTGAATTACGACGTCAAAGAATGATGGTTATGTTTCTTTCTCATACCAAATGGATAggaaaattaatcaaatgagGCAAGATTTACAGTGTTTGGTATAATTTTGCTTTTCTACTGCATGCATGACTTTAGTGAACTagtaataagttttttttttttttttttaatatcaagtTCTTTAAGCTAAGTAAGTGAATTAGTCTTTTATGATAACTTTGACATGGTCATATAAGATATAAAATAGAATACAACTTACTTGTATTAATAATCACAACTATGGCTTGACCAGCTTTAGCCTTAACACACGATTTTTTGATTCACGATATCCTGAGTGAAAATAATGAGGTTCTGGGTTGAATAGTCTTGCAAGTAATCAAAACTAAACCGCATTCTGGTTTAATCGCCAAGCACTATCACCCCTTACGGCCTTAACCCAAAATAACTGTTTTTTCCTCTGTTTGTGGGTCTgccattttctctctttttggctatGGGTGAAGAACCTGTAACTGTGATCCCATTTTGGGTTCTCAGCAACTCTTTCAAAAAGATTAGCAGGTATTTTGTACTGGTAAAGGCTCTGTTAGCATCGGTGATGTGAAATAAGTTTAAGAGCATTTAGGACCAACTCTGACATACTCCATGAAAAGAAAAGTTGAaggattagaagaaaaaaaattggtattgagattcttaaaaacaaatttaattaggcTTAGGTGTGTAATATGTATGACCTCTTTCAATAATTTGCCGACAAAAAATAATGCAACATCAAAAAGATCTAAAATTAGAActtctataattttatttgacaaaAGTATGCACATTTTGTTGCTTTATCACAATTATCTCAAGCATTTATTGAAATTTCAATAGTTTATCAGGGAGTTTTACCATGGAAGATACACAATCAGTTGCAACATTGATGGACTCTACAACATCTAAGATACAGCAACTACAGAAAGCATTCGCTGAGTTGGAAAGTCACCGTGCTGTTACTCTCAACCTGCAGTGGAAGCAACTTGAAGAGCACTTTAATGGGCTTCAGAAATCCTTGAAGAGGCGTTTCACTGAACTGGAAGACCAAGAGAAGGAGTTCGAGACAAAAATTGTTCAATCTACAGAGATATTGGAGAAGCGTCAAGCAGCTGTTATTGCTAAAGAGCAATCTTCTCTTCAGAGGCTCCAGGAGAAAAGAGATGCAGCAGTTTCTGCCATTTCAATTGCTTTGGAGAAGCATAGGAGCCCTTGTTCTGTGGAACCAACTGTTATTAATTGTGAAGTTGAAGACGAGCCATCTGTTCTGGAAGAGAAACCCGATAATTTAACAGAAATTGGGCTTGTTACAGGGGATACATGGAAATCTTTTCAGGATAGTGTTGTGGAAGTTAAGTCTTATCCAGAGCTAGTTAATCTATGCCGAAATATGGATTCTGAAGGTCTGCACAAATTCATATCAGACAACCGTAAAAACCTGGCAGCACTCAGGGAGGAGATTCCACTTGCTTTAAGAGCTTCAACCAATCCCGCCTCTCTGGTTCTGGATTCGCTGCACGGGTTTTACAACTCTGATATGTCTATTTCTGATGCTAAAAAAGATGCTAATCTTTTGGGACTGCGGCGAACTTGTATTATGTTGCTGGAATGCCTTAGTACTTTATTGAACACCCTGGATACAGATTCCATTTCAAGTATAATATCAGAAAATACTAGAGGACGTGCAAAAGCTATTGCTGAAGAGTGGAACCCGAAGttggatgaacttgatgttGATGCAAATAATGGAAATTCTTTGGAGGCTCATGCATTCTTACAACTACTTGCTACTTTTAGTATTAGTTCCAACTTTAACCAGGAGAACTTATCCAAGCTGATACCCATGGTTTCACGTCGTCGCCAAACAGCTGATCTCTGTCGTTCCCTTGGATTATCTGACAGAATGCCAGGTTGGTTTCTATAACTTAAAGAATTAACTGTTCAAGggtttttctccattttctatttttcacgAGTTCTTAAGGCCTCTTacacccccctcccccccccccccccccttttttttttttttttaaaaacctttATTTTCTCCCCTTGATTTTTTAAAGAGCAATTTTATGATGGTTCAAAAAATAGTCATATCATGGTAAAAATTACAGAATGCAGTGTTCTCATCTAGCTTGTTGAAAGTCTTAATTCTTTTGGAGTCTAGATATTTAATAACTTAATTTGATACGAATGGAGAACTTTTAAAATAGGAAGTAACATATAAAGCTAGAATGATAAAGCGATTTGAAACTCATAAGCAAATTCACCAGACACTTGACTGCAAAGGAATACATCACATCTTTgatatttcccttttttttgtgCTTTTTACTAGTATAAATTGATGGTGTAGAACATTTTAAACTTGTTGTTAGCTAGTTACTTACCTTCTTTTCTAGGTTACTGATCCATACTTTAGTATAAATGGTTGCACATAATTATTTGTTGAGACAACTGACATTGTGAAGATACTTTACTTGTCAGTGCAGTCTTACTTATCAAAAAATAAGCTAAAGCTTCATTTCTCTTATCTGCTTGAATAGTTTGCTGCTTGTTCTATACAGGTGTTATTGATGTGTTGATAAACAATGGAAGACATATAGACGCTGTTAATCTAGCTTTTGCATTTGAGCTGACAGAGCAGTTTCCACCTGTTTCTCTATTGAAATCCTACTTGAATGAAGCTAGCAAAGCATCTACACCTTCCAATTCTGGAAATGCATCACCTACTGTGCAGGTTTGTTCCTTGTGCCTTGGTATAATTTGGACtagacatttttctttttatcatattgCTTTCCAAATGAAGCCTGTTCGGTGTTTACTGTTGTGTCATGGTCCATGTATAAAAATCTCTTGGGGCGTACAATGGTGTATGTAGAACTTCTCATAAGTGGTGTCACAATTTAAAAAGTGAACATATTGTAAAAATATCATTTCGGAAACACAAATGTAAAAATATCATTTCGGAAACACAAAAATGTGCATGATCTGCAACTTATCAGAGGAGGATgagtacttttaaaaaattactagcACGTTAAGTTTGTTGAAActatttttttgcatatcataGGAGACGATGATTTTTCATTCAAGGGATCGTTAATAATTTCATCTCATGGATTTACTTAGTC
Proteins encoded in this region:
- the LOC101261131 gene encoding FRIGIDA-like protein 3, coding for MEDTQSVATLMDSTTSKIQQLQKAFAELESHRAVTLNLQWKQLEEHFNGLQKSLKRRFTELEDQEKEFETKIVQSTEILEKRQAAVIAKEQSSLQRLQEKRDAAVSAISIALEKHRSPCSVEPTVINCEVEDEPSVLEEKPDNLTEIGLVTGDTWKSFQDSVVEVKSYPELVNLCRNMDSEGLHKFISDNRKNLAALREEIPLALRASTNPASLVLDSLHGFYNSDMSISDAKKDANLLGLRRTCIMLLECLSTLLNTLDTDSISSIISENTRGRAKAIAEEWNPKLDELDVDANNGNSLEAHAFLQLLATFSISSNFNQENLSKLIPMVSRRRQTADLCRSLGLSDRMPGVIDVLINNGRHIDAVNLAFAFELTEQFPPVSLLKSYLNEASKASTPSNSGNASPTVQNDVNEKELSALKAVLKCIEDHKLEEQYLVDPLQKRVHQLEKAKSDKKKATEVTKPQSKRPRPNGVGNGPRVNNVVTEKNFYPRMTDRYPQPVYDGPYAYPGPTNTHVPSFIGAPAYNFSPGHDFFGNGYHYQAPYLH